One part of the Fusibacter sp. A1 genome encodes these proteins:
- a CDS encoding F0F1 ATP synthase subunit delta produces MAQLVTETYAGALYEVGVDAGMLESIYEEFKAVVEIFESELDFFELFKTPKIANEEKKQIVQDVFGDKVQTELVNFLKVLIDKRRTYYVIGIFEAFEVKFKKHFKMETALVTTVQALSDEQESTLKVQLSEMTGLTISIKNIIDESVIGGMLIQIGDRVIDNTLKRRLGDLKESLNGLVV; encoded by the coding sequence ATGGCACAATTAGTCACTGAAACGTACGCTGGTGCGCTCTACGAGGTTGGTGTCGACGCAGGTATGCTGGAAAGCATCTACGAGGAATTTAAGGCGGTAGTCGAAATATTCGAATCCGAACTTGATTTTTTCGAACTGTTCAAGACACCTAAGATTGCTAATGAGGAAAAGAAGCAGATCGTTCAAGATGTATTTGGCGATAAAGTTCAGACTGAACTTGTAAACTTCTTGAAAGTATTGATTGATAAACGCAGAACATATTATGTGATAGGTATTTTTGAAGCGTTTGAAGTGAAATTCAAAAAGCACTTTAAAATGGAGACTGCGCTTGTTACTACGGTTCAAGCCTTATCCGACGAGCAGGAAAGCACCTTGAAGGTTCAACTTAGTGAAATGACCGGTCTTACCATCTCGATCAAGAACATCATCGATGAGAGTGTGATCGGCGGTATGTTGATTCAAATCGGCGACCGTGTCATCGATAACACGTTAAAGCGTAGACTCGGTGATTTAAAAGAGTCACTTAATGGACTTGTCGTATGA
- the atpB gene encoding F0F1 ATP synthase subunit A, which produces MPGTQGFGPEIIQIGDFQLSQTVTVTWFIMAVIMIFVLVATKKKENVPTGLQNVVEVLVDAINGLVKQTMGEHRMNFAPYMGTLLIFLAVANLSGLFGFRPPTADVNTTMALAIMTFFAIHVLGTVSKGAGYFKGFLEPFPLLLPLNIIGELATPISLGFRLFGNIVGGTIIMSLLYGALGTFALIPIPAVLHVYFDLFAGLLQSFIFTMLTMVFVSMAID; this is translated from the coding sequence ATGCCAGGTACACAAGGGTTTGGTCCTGAGATAATTCAGATAGGTGACTTTCAGTTATCTCAAACCGTGACGGTAACATGGTTCATCATGGCTGTCATCATGATATTTGTATTGGTTGCGACTAAGAAAAAGGAAAACGTGCCGACAGGACTTCAAAACGTGGTAGAAGTGTTAGTGGACGCGATAAACGGTCTTGTGAAGCAGACGATGGGAGAACATCGTATGAACTTCGCACCTTATATGGGCACACTCCTGATTTTCTTAGCGGTTGCCAACTTATCAGGGTTATTCGGATTTAGACCTCCAACAGCAGATGTCAACACGACTATGGCGCTTGCGATTATGACGTTTTTCGCTATTCATGTTTTGGGTACTGTCAGTAAAGGTGCGGGATACTTTAAAGGATTTTTAGAGCCGTTTCCACTGCTACTGCCACTCAATATCATTGGCGAATTAGCAACTCCAATCTCACTAGGTTTTCGTTTGTTCGGAAACATCGTAGGTGGAACAATTATCATGTCCTTGCTTTACGGAGCGCTCGGTACCTTTGCGCTGATACCTATTCCGGCAGTGCTGCATGTCTACTTTGACCTGTTTGCCGGACTGTTGCAATCGTTCATTTTCACGATGTTGACAATGGTATTCGTTTCGATGGCTATTGACTAG
- a CDS encoding AtpZ/AtpI family protein: protein MGKKDFRMYENLALLSQVGFIMIVPIAGGLFVGKWLDGLFGTSPLFLLALIILGTLSAFVSLFKFTMAASKKDKRK, encoded by the coding sequence GTGGGTAAGAAAGACTTTAGGATGTATGAGAACCTCGCGCTACTGTCGCAAGTCGGATTCATCATGATTGTTCCCATCGCCGGCGGACTTTTTGTCGGCAAATGGCTTGACGGCCTGTTTGGAACATCGCCGCTTTTCTTACTCGCGCTCATCATTCTCGGAACGCTCTCTGCGTTTGTCAGTTTATTTAAATTCACCATGGCTGCAAGTAAAAAAGATAAGAGGAAGTAA
- the atpE gene encoding ATP synthase F0 subunit C — protein sequence MVTQVTGDKSVAFILMASALGAGLAMIAGIGPGIGQGYAAGKGTEAVGKRPKLQSAVVRTMFLGQAVAQTTGIYALIIALVLMFANPLINLLG from the coding sequence ATGGTGACACAAGTTACTGGAGATAAAAGCGTTGCTTTCATCCTGATGGCGTCGGCACTTGGTGCGGGTCTTGCGATGATCGCAGGTATCGGACCGGGAATCGGTCAGGGATACGCTGCCGGTAAGGGAACAGAAGCGGTCGGTAAGCGACCAAAATTGCAATCAGCGGTTGTAAGAACTATGTTTTTAGGACAAGCAGTTGCTCAAACTACGGGTATATACGCGCTCATCATCGCACTCGTCTTGATGTTTGCAAACCCACTTATTAATTTGTTGGGGTAA
- the atpG gene encoding ATP synthase F1 subunit gamma — protein sequence MAGMGARDIKRKIKSVNSTKQITKAMELVSTAKLKRNKDILEHTKPYFEKVLGTVQHILTNEKNIKHEYLESRPVKHTLYIVVTADRGLCGGYNVNAIKQVVTDIDDASKAKIISIGKKATDFFNRREADVVDSFIYISEKPTYQDAQDIANKALRLYAQEKVDEIKFVYTKMESTISQVPTMIQLLPVVIEETEVVELEEFITYEPSPEAVLGYLIPKYIESTIYGGLVESAASEQAARRLAMESATDNAQEMIDDLSLTYNQARQAAITQEISEIVGGANALE from the coding sequence ATGGCTGGAATGGGTGCGCGCGATATAAAGCGTAAAATCAAAAGTGTCAATAGTACCAAGCAGATTACTAAGGCGATGGAGCTGGTTTCAACGGCTAAGCTGAAGCGCAACAAGGACATACTCGAACACACAAAACCTTATTTTGAAAAGGTGCTCGGTACGGTTCAACACATTCTGACGAATGAGAAGAACATAAAACACGAGTATCTGGAATCACGCCCTGTGAAGCATACGCTTTACATCGTGGTGACAGCTGATAGAGGGCTTTGCGGTGGCTACAATGTCAATGCGATCAAGCAAGTCGTCACTGATATCGACGATGCTTCAAAAGCTAAAATAATTAGTATTGGTAAAAAGGCGACGGATTTCTTTAATAGACGTGAAGCGGACGTAGTTGATTCCTTTATCTATATTTCTGAAAAACCGACGTATCAAGACGCTCAAGATATTGCCAACAAGGCACTTCGCTTGTACGCGCAAGAAAAAGTAGACGAGATCAAATTCGTCTATACAAAAATGGAGTCCACAATTTCACAGGTTCCTACGATGATCCAGCTTTTGCCGGTTGTCATTGAAGAGACCGAGGTTGTCGAACTTGAAGAATTTATCACTTATGAGCCATCGCCGGAAGCGGTGCTTGGCTACTTGATACCAAAATATATTGAAAGTACGATTTATGGTGGTTTAGTTGAATCAGCAGCTTCAGAGCAGGCTGCTAGAAGACTTGCGATGGAAAGTGCAACTGATAACGCACAAGAAATGATTGATGACTTATCACTGACATACAACCAGGCAAGACAGGCAGCAATCACACAAGAGATCTCAGAAATTGTCGGTGGAGCGAATGCCCTCGAATAA
- the atpF gene encoding F0F1 ATP synthase subunit B, protein MEAINVANLGLQFGLVEINATFFFQIFNTLVLFAFLRWKLFGPVSEFMQKRTDKIKASLEEAENKHRDVDAIKADYEGRLANIHNEELAIIKEARLVAEKRAADIIRHAEKDIVTLKEQAQKEIEREREKAINQLKDDIASLAILAASKVIDAEVDSVKHSAMLSEFIERVGDARWHN, encoded by the coding sequence ATGGAAGCCATTAATGTGGCAAACTTAGGACTGCAATTTGGTCTTGTAGAGATCAACGCAACATTCTTCTTTCAAATTTTCAATACACTTGTATTGTTCGCGTTCTTAAGATGGAAACTTTTCGGTCCTGTTAGTGAATTTATGCAAAAACGTACTGATAAGATTAAAGCATCTTTGGAAGAAGCAGAGAACAAACATCGCGATGTGGATGCCATCAAAGCCGATTACGAAGGCAGACTGGCAAACATCCACAATGAAGAACTCGCGATTATCAAAGAAGCAAGGCTTGTTGCTGAAAAGCGTGCAGCTGATATCATCAGACACGCTGAAAAAGATATTGTTACTTTGAAGGAACAAGCTCAAAAAGAAATTGAACGTGAACGTGAAAAGGCAATCAATCAACTAAAAGATGATATCGCATCACTTGCCATACTTGCAGCTTCTAAGGTTATAGACGCAGAAGTGGATAGTGTGAAACACAGCGCAATGTTGAGCGAATTCATCGAGAGAGTGGGCGATGCGAGATGGCACAATTAG
- the atpA gene encoding F0F1 ATP synthase subunit alpha, with product MKLRPEEISSVIKEQIKRYEDKLQIEDVGTVIQVGDGIARVHGLAQCMAGELLEFPNEVFGMALNLEEDSVGVVLLGSDQVIVEGDLVKRTGRIVEVPVGEQMIGRVLNALGQPIDGKGPIKSDKFRPIESNAPGVIDRKSVDQPLQTGIKAIDSMIPVGKGQRELIIGDRQTGKTAIAIDTIINQKEEEVICIYVAIGQKKSTVVQLVKELEERGAMAYTIVVNASASEPAPLQYLAPYSGVTLAEEFMHQGKDVLIIYDDLSKHAVAYRAMSLLLRRPPGREAYPGDVFYLHSRLLERAAKLSDKLGGGSITALPIIETQSGDVSAYIPTNVISITDGQIFLESELFNSGQRPAVNAGISVSRVGGAAQIKAMKQVASKIKLELAQYRELAAFAQFGSELDIETQNVLNHGERLMEILKQKQYAPMKVEHQVVIIFAATNKYLMDIEVSAIGRFEQEFIEYVSDKHASILNAIKTTGKIDDKLEAELKSVVEAFKVIFKEREEKRTDIA from the coding sequence ATGAAGCTTAGACCAGAAGAAATCAGCTCGGTCATCAAAGAGCAGATTAAGCGTTATGAGGATAAGCTCCAGATTGAAGATGTCGGTACAGTCATCCAGGTAGGTGACGGTATTGCTCGTGTTCACGGTCTAGCTCAGTGTATGGCCGGCGAACTTTTGGAGTTTCCTAATGAAGTATTTGGTATGGCACTCAACCTTGAGGAAGATAGTGTTGGTGTCGTGCTTCTTGGTTCTGACCAGGTAATCGTTGAGGGCGACCTTGTTAAACGTACCGGCAGAATTGTAGAGGTTCCTGTAGGGGAACAAATGATCGGACGTGTTTTGAACGCGCTTGGTCAACCGATCGACGGTAAAGGTCCGATCAAGTCTGACAAGTTTAGACCGATCGAATCGAATGCACCGGGTGTTATCGATAGAAAATCTGTCGATCAGCCGCTGCAAACAGGTATAAAGGCGATCGACTCGATGATTCCAGTAGGAAAAGGACAGCGTGAACTTATCATCGGCGACCGTCAAACTGGTAAGACTGCTATTGCAATCGATACGATCATCAACCAAAAAGAAGAAGAAGTTATTTGCATTTACGTTGCTATCGGTCAAAAGAAATCGACTGTCGTTCAGCTGGTTAAAGAGCTTGAAGAACGTGGTGCGATGGCTTATACGATCGTTGTCAACGCATCTGCATCAGAACCTGCACCGCTTCAGTACCTGGCGCCATATTCGGGTGTCACACTTGCTGAAGAGTTCATGCACCAAGGTAAAGATGTTCTGATCATTTATGATGACTTATCCAAACATGCCGTTGCCTACCGTGCGATGTCACTTTTACTTAGAAGACCACCAGGACGTGAAGCTTACCCAGGTGACGTGTTCTACCTGCACTCACGCCTACTTGAGCGTGCTGCGAAGTTAAGCGACAAATTGGGTGGCGGATCGATTACAGCGCTTCCGATCATTGAAACACAATCGGGCGACGTATCGGCATACATTCCAACGAACGTAATCTCGATCACTGACGGACAGATCTTCCTAGAGTCTGAGCTTTTCAACTCTGGACAAAGACCGGCTGTTAATGCGGGGATTTCGGTTTCTCGTGTTGGTGGTGCCGCTCAGATCAAGGCGATGAAGCAAGTTGCCAGCAAAATCAAACTTGAACTTGCCCAGTACAGAGAACTTGCGGCATTCGCTCAGTTTGGTTCGGAACTTGACATCGAAACGCAAAACGTGCTTAATCACGGTGAGCGTCTGATGGAAATCCTTAAGCAAAAGCAGTACGCACCGATGAAAGTCGAGCATCAGGTAGTCATTATCTTTGCTGCGACGAACAAGTACTTGATGGATATCGAAGTGAGCGCTATCGGCCGTTTTGAGCAGGAGTTTATCGAATATGTATCCGATAAGCACGCTAGCATCTTGAATGCGATCAAGACAACCGGTAAGATCGACGATAAACTTGAAGCTGAGCTTAAATCTGTCGTTGAGGCATTTAAAGTCATCTTTAAAGAGCGCGAGGAAAAACGTACGGATATTGCGTAA
- a CDS encoding ATP synthase subunit I, with protein sequence MNEVRQTILTTSRLVVIVNALAIGVVTILFSRPMPYVLGIVFGSLIGMLNFYELAITLEKSVKMHPGKANRYATIKYMVRFLLTAVVLFIAIRSPQLHVLGAVFGLLSIKFVVYAMNLLNDKEFYKKIFVRKEE encoded by the coding sequence ATGAACGAGGTTAGACAGACTATTCTCACTACAAGCAGACTTGTCGTGATTGTGAACGCGCTTGCGATAGGTGTTGTGACAATTTTATTTTCTAGACCCATGCCTTATGTTTTGGGGATTGTCTTCGGTTCGCTAATCGGCATGCTTAACTTTTATGAACTTGCGATCACACTTGAAAAATCGGTTAAGATGCATCCTGGGAAAGCAAACAGGTATGCCACGATCAAGTATATGGTTCGGTTTTTACTGACCGCGGTTGTGCTCTTCATCGCAATCCGGTCGCCACAGCTGCATGTTCTTGGAGCTGTGTTTGGACTTTTGTCGATAAAATTCGTCGTCTATGCGATGAATTTATTGAATGATAAAGAGTTTTACAAAAAAATTTTTGTAAGAAAGGAGGAATAG
- the atpE gene encoding ATP synthase F0 subunit C: MEAAITGKALILACSAIGAGLAMIAGIGPGIGQGYAAGKGAEGVGRQPEAQGDIVRTMLLGAAVAETTGIYGLIIALILLFANPLVGML, encoded by the coding sequence ATGGAAGCTGCAATCACAGGAAAAGCTTTAATTTTGGCTTGCTCGGCAATCGGTGCCGGACTTGCTATGATCGCCGGTATCGGACCTGGTATTGGTCAGGGTTATGCTGCTGGTAAAGGCGCTGAAGGTGTTGGAAGACAGCCTGAAGCTCAAGGTGACATCGTAAGAACAATGCTTTTGGGTGCTGCTGTTGCTGAGACAACTGGTATCTACGGTCTTATCATTGCTCTTATCCTATTGTTCGCAAATCCTTTGGTAGGCATGTTATAG